The proteins below are encoded in one region of Pseudomonas putida NBRC 14164:
- a CDS encoding putative 2-dehydropantoate 2-reductase codes for MQPRTPRIGIIGSGAIGGFYGLMLARAGFDVHFLLRSEYQVVREQGLAVDSAVHGTLQMKVQAYAYAADMPPCDWLLVGAKSTSNDQLAPLIVQAAAPGAKVVLLQNGLGVEEQLRPALRRDMHLLGGLCFICVNRHAPGVIRHQALGAVNLGYHSGPASDGGAAVLSEGAGLFQAAGIDSQAMPNLDLARWQKLVWNVPYNGLSVLLGEGTAGLMASSHGRKLIQALMAEVVQGAAACGHVLPEGYAEHLFQMTERMPDYWPSMFHDYALMRPLELQAIYAEPLVRARAAGCSLPRMETLYQALSFLDASDRPC; via the coding sequence ATGCAGCCGCGCACACCACGCATCGGCATCATTGGCAGCGGAGCTATTGGAGGCTTCTATGGGTTGATGCTGGCCCGGGCCGGTTTCGACGTGCATTTTCTGCTGCGCAGCGAGTACCAGGTCGTACGCGAGCAGGGGTTGGCGGTGGACAGCGCGGTACACGGTACGCTGCAGATGAAGGTGCAGGCCTATGCCTATGCCGCCGACATGCCGCCTTGCGACTGGTTGCTGGTCGGTGCCAAGTCCACCAGCAATGACCAGCTGGCGCCACTGATCGTGCAGGCCGCTGCACCCGGCGCCAAAGTTGTACTGCTGCAAAATGGTCTGGGTGTGGAGGAGCAGTTGCGTCCGGCCTTGCGCCGCGACATGCACCTGCTCGGCGGCCTGTGTTTCATCTGCGTCAACCGCCACGCGCCGGGTGTGATTCGTCACCAGGCCCTGGGGGCGGTCAACCTGGGCTATCACAGTGGGCCGGCCAGTGATGGTGGTGCGGCCGTGCTCAGTGAGGGTGCAGGGTTGTTCCAGGCGGCGGGCATCGATTCGCAGGCCATGCCGAACCTGGACCTGGCGCGCTGGCAGAAGCTGGTATGGAACGTGCCGTACAACGGTCTGTCGGTATTGCTGGGCGAAGGCACCGCCGGGCTGATGGCAAGCAGCCATGGCCGTAAACTGATCCAGGCCCTGATGGCCGAGGTGGTGCAAGGCGCTGCCGCCTGTGGGCATGTGTTACCCGAGGGGTATGCCGAGCACTTGTTCCAGATGACCGAGCGCATGCCTGACTATTGGCCAAGCATGTTTCACGACTATGCCCTCATGCGCCCGCTGGAGCTGCAGGCTATCTATGCAGAGCCGCTGGTGCGTGCGCGTGCGGCAGGCTGCAGCTTGCCGCGCATGGAAACCCTGTACCAGGCACTAAGTTTCCTCGACGCCAGTGATCGGCCCTGCTGA
- a CDS encoding L,D-transpeptidase family protein — MLPRFPAVTRSLSLAALLVAGPAAALELPLPPPGEDIVGQVHVIKAKYEDTFADIGTANDLGYLEMIAANPGVDPWLPGAGTEIILPTRYVLPPGPREGIVINLAEYRLYYFPKGQNVVHTFPLGIGREGWGSPIANTKITAKTPNPTWTPPASIRKEHAADGDILPTVVPAGPDNPLGPFKFTLGVPGYLIHGSNKKFGIGMRTSHGCFRMLNNNVLELSKMVPVGTPVRIINEPYKFGISGGKVYLEAHTPLDDQGNPSVVDKHTAVINALLKREDLANNLRMNWDMVRDVVAAEDGMPVEIAVPVENQGSAPMVSSIPPELQ, encoded by the coding sequence ATGTTGCCGCGCTTTCCTGCCGTCACCCGTAGCCTGTCCCTGGCCGCCCTGCTGGTAGCTGGCCCCGCTGCTGCGCTGGAGCTGCCACTGCCACCGCCCGGTGAAGACATCGTCGGTCAGGTGCATGTGATCAAGGCAAAGTACGAGGACACGTTCGCCGACATCGGCACTGCCAACGACCTCGGCTACCTGGAAATGATTGCCGCCAACCCGGGCGTCGACCCTTGGCTGCCGGGCGCTGGCACCGAGATCATCCTGCCGACCCGCTACGTGCTGCCGCCTGGCCCGCGCGAAGGCATCGTCATCAACCTGGCCGAGTACCGCCTGTACTACTTCCCGAAAGGGCAGAACGTGGTACATACCTTCCCGCTAGGGATTGGTCGTGAGGGTTGGGGGTCGCCGATCGCCAATACCAAGATCACCGCCAAGACGCCGAACCCGACCTGGACGCCACCTGCTTCCATCCGCAAAGAGCACGCGGCGGACGGTGACATCCTGCCGACCGTAGTGCCGGCTGGCCCGGACAACCCGCTGGGGCCGTTCAAGTTCACCCTGGGCGTGCCGGGCTACCTGATCCACGGTTCGAACAAGAAGTTCGGCATTGGCATGCGTACCAGCCACGGCTGCTTCCGCATGCTCAACAACAACGTGCTGGAACTGTCGAAGATGGTGCCGGTGGGTACGCCGGTGCGCATCATCAACGAGCCTTACAAGTTCGGTATCAGTGGCGGCAAGGTCTATCTGGAAGCGCACACGCCGCTGGACGACCAGGGTAACCCGTCGGTAGTCGATAAACACACCGCCGTTATCAACGCCTTGCTCAAGCGTGAAGACCTGGCCAATAACCTGCGTATGAACTGGGACATGGTGCGTGACGTGGTGGCCGCAGAAGATGGCATGCCGGTAGAAATTGCCGTGCCGGTCGAGAACCAGGGCAGCGCCCCTATGGTGTCGAGCATTCCGCCAGAACTGCAGTAA
- a CDS encoding GNAT family N-acetyltransferase: MSEALTIHHDQAGHQFETTVDGHRAYLTYMDLGKQTLDIYRTFVPNALRGRGIAAALTERALEYAEQMGYTVIPSCSYVERYMERQQRHSSKA; the protein is encoded by the coding sequence ATGAGCGAAGCGCTGACCATCCACCATGACCAGGCCGGTCATCAGTTCGAGACCACCGTGGACGGTCATCGTGCCTATCTGACGTACATGGATCTGGGCAAGCAGACGCTGGACATCTATCGCACCTTCGTGCCCAACGCCTTGCGGGGCCGCGGGATTGCTGCCGCTTTGACCGAGCGGGCGCTGGAGTACGCTGAACAGATGGGCTATACGGTGATTCCGTCCTGCTCATATGTGGAACGCTACATGGAGCGCCAGCAGCGGCATTCGAGCAAGGCCTGA
- a CDS encoding phosphoadenylyl-sulfate reductase: protein MSQPFDVAALAATYANKSPQDILKLAFEHFGDDLWISFSGAEDVVLVDMAWKLNKQVKVFSLDTGRLHPETYRFIDQVREQYNLPIELLSPDRAKLDPFVKEKGLFSFYKDGHGECCGIRKIEPLRRKLATVSAWATGQRRDQSPGTRSQVAALEIDSAFSTPERTLYKFNPLAQMSSEEVWGYIRMLELPYNSLHERGFISIGCEPCTRPVLPNQHEREGRWWWEESTQKECGLHAGNLISKA from the coding sequence ATGAGCCAACCCTTCGACGTCGCCGCCCTGGCCGCGACCTACGCCAACAAGTCCCCGCAGGACATTCTCAAGCTCGCCTTCGAGCATTTTGGTGATGACCTGTGGATCTCATTCAGCGGCGCCGAGGACGTGGTGCTGGTCGACATGGCCTGGAAGCTGAACAAGCAGGTCAAGGTGTTCAGCCTCGACACCGGCCGCCTGCACCCGGAGACCTACCGGTTCATCGACCAGGTGCGCGAGCAGTACAACCTGCCGATTGAACTGCTCAGCCCCGACCGTGCCAAACTCGACCCGTTCGTCAAGGAAAAGGGCCTGTTCAGCTTCTACAAGGACGGCCACGGCGAGTGCTGCGGTATTCGCAAGATCGAGCCGCTGCGCCGCAAGCTGGCCACCGTGAGCGCCTGGGCCACCGGCCAGCGCCGCGACCAGAGCCCAGGCACCCGCAGCCAGGTGGCGGCACTGGAAATCGACAGCGCCTTCTCCACGCCCGAGCGCACCCTGTACAAGTTCAACCCGCTGGCGCAGATGAGCAGTGAAGAGGTGTGGGGTTATATCCGCATGCTTGAGCTGCCCTATAACAGCCTGCATGAGCGCGGCTTCATCAGCATCGGCTGCGAGCCATGCACCCGTCCGGTGCTGCCGAACCAGCATGAGCGTGAAGGGCGTTGGTGGTGGGAAGAGTCGACGCAGAAGGAATGCGGGCTGCACGCCGGCAACCTGATCAGCAAGGCTTGA
- the oprI gene encoding outer membrane lipoprotei OprI: protein MNNVLKFSALALAAVLATGCSSVSKETEARLTATEDAAARAQARADEAYRKADDALAAAQKAQQTADEANERALRMLDKASRK from the coding sequence ATGAACAACGTTCTGAAATTCTCTGCTCTGGCTCTGGCCGCAGTTCTGGCTACCGGTTGCAGCAGCGTATCCAAAGAAACCGAAGCTCGTCTGACTGCGACTGAAGACGCAGCAGCTCGCGCTCAAGCTCGTGCTGACGAAGCCTACCGTAAGGCTGACGACGCACTGGCAGCCGCTCAGAAGGCTCAGCAGACCGCTGACGAAGCCAACGAGCGCGCTCTGCGTATGCTGGACAAAGCCAGCCGCAAGTAA
- the cysB gene encoding HTH-type transcriptional regulator CysB, with product MKLQQLRYIWEVAHHDLNVSATAQSLYTSQPGISKQIRLLEDELGVEVFARSGKHLTRVTPAGERIINTAGEILRKVESIKQIAQEFSNEKKGTLSIATTHTQARYALPPVISSFIKQYPEVSLHMHQGSPMQIAEMAADGTVDFAIATEALELFGDLIMMPCYKWNRCVVVPQGHPLAKLPKLTLEAVAEYPIVTYVFGFTGRSKLDEAFNHRGLTPKVVFTAADADVIKTYVRLGLGVGIVAGMAVDAKLDNDLVALDASELFEASITKIGFRRGTFLRGFMCDFIEKFAPHLTREVMAKAIQCHNKQELEELFAGVELPVH from the coding sequence ATGAAGCTTCAACAACTGCGCTACATCTGGGAAGTGGCGCACCATGACCTCAACGTCTCCGCGACGGCGCAGAGCCTGTATACCTCCCAGCCAGGTATCAGCAAGCAGATCCGCCTGCTCGAAGATGAACTGGGTGTTGAAGTCTTTGCTCGCAGCGGCAAGCACCTGACACGTGTAACCCCGGCCGGTGAGCGCATCATCAATACCGCCGGCGAAATCCTGCGCAAGGTCGAAAGCATCAAGCAGATTGCCCAGGAGTTCTCCAACGAGAAGAAGGGTACGCTGTCCATTGCCACCACCCACACCCAGGCGCGCTATGCCTTGCCGCCGGTGATCAGCAGCTTCATCAAGCAGTACCCGGAAGTGTCCCTGCACATGCACCAGGGTTCGCCCATGCAGATTGCCGAGATGGCTGCGGACGGTACGGTCGACTTCGCCATCGCCACCGAGGCGCTGGAGCTGTTCGGCGACCTGATCATGATGCCGTGCTACAAGTGGAACCGCTGCGTGGTGGTGCCGCAAGGTCACCCGCTGGCCAAGCTGCCGAAACTGACCCTTGAAGCGGTTGCCGAATACCCGATCGTTACCTATGTGTTCGGGTTTACCGGGCGCTCGAAGCTGGACGAAGCCTTCAACCACCGTGGCCTTACGCCAAAAGTGGTGTTCACCGCAGCAGACGCCGACGTGATCAAGACCTATGTGCGCCTGGGGCTGGGCGTAGGTATCGTCGCGGGTATGGCCGTGGACGCCAAACTCGACAATGACCTGGTGGCCCTGGATGCCAGCGAGCTGTTCGAAGCCAGCATTACCAAGATCGGCTTCCGTCGTGGCACCTTCCTGCGCGGCTTCATGTGCGACTTCATCGAGAAGTTCGCCCCGCACCTGACCCGCGAAGTGATGGCCAAGGCCATTCAGTGCCATAACAAGCAAGAGCTTGAAGAACTGTTCGCAGGCGTTGAACTGCCGGTGCACTGA
- a CDS encoding universal stress protein, with product MIRSMLYATDLGVYAPFVMQHALALARTFNAELYVIHAVEPMGQFAESLLQSYLDEQTLDQLHSQGVNAVMANIEQRVLENFRDELGEEADLAVIKAVRVRQGDPAQVILDQAQRLSVDLLIFGSHSAGAGVDVPLGRTAVRLLQLSPVPVYMVPLAQHLGRRKT from the coding sequence ATGATCCGCTCCATGCTGTACGCCACCGACCTCGGTGTCTACGCCCCTTTTGTGATGCAGCACGCGCTGGCCTTGGCGCGCACGTTCAATGCCGAGTTGTATGTCATTCACGCCGTGGAGCCAATGGGCCAGTTCGCCGAATCCCTCCTGCAAAGCTACCTCGATGAGCAGACGCTCGACCAGTTGCATAGCCAGGGGGTGAACGCGGTGATGGCCAACATCGAGCAGCGCGTGCTGGAAAACTTCCGCGATGAGCTGGGCGAGGAGGCCGACCTTGCGGTGATCAAGGCGGTGCGGGTACGCCAGGGCGATCCGGCGCAGGTGATTCTTGACCAGGCGCAGCGGCTTAGCGTCGACCTGTTGATTTTCGGCAGCCACAGCGCCGGCGCCGGCGTGGATGTGCCCTTGGGGCGCACGGCAGTGCGACTGCTGCAACTGTCGCCGGTGCCGGTGTACATGGTGCCTTTGGCGCAGCATCTGGGGCGTAGGAAAACATGA
- the pabB gene encoding aminodeoxychorismate synthase component I, which produces MPTCTLYPLPYQPDPAAYFARLRQAPGAILLDSARPGAERGRFDLLSAWPLQQLQAHPDEQGSTFLQRLRDGLAHLGHAQLPEGSELPFAGGLIGYLSYDFGRRLEHLPSLAVDDLGLPDAQLGLYAWALVSDHVHGTSQLVFHPSLAGSERERLITLFEGACDTASGDFQLLAPMAGDLQPDQYRAAFDQVQRYIQAGDCYQINLTQRFRAPCHGDPWRAYQALRQACPTPFSGYQQLGDGSALLSFSPERFIRVSQGQVETRPIKGTRPRASDPIEDKRNAEELLHSPKDRSENLMIVDLLRNDLGRTCKIGSVKVPELFSLESYPNVHHLVSSITGQLASDKDALDLIGDSFPGGSITGAPKIRAMQIIDELEPARRALYCGSLLYVDVRGEMDSSIAIRSLLVKDGQVSCWGGGAVVADSEWQAEYEESIAKVRVLMQTLQGL; this is translated from the coding sequence ATGCCGACCTGTACGCTTTACCCCCTGCCCTACCAGCCTGACCCAGCCGCCTATTTCGCCCGCCTGCGCCAGGCCCCCGGCGCGATCCTGCTCGACAGCGCCCGCCCCGGCGCCGAACGCGGCCGCTTCGACCTGCTCAGCGCCTGGCCGCTGCAACAGCTGCAAGCGCACCCCGATGAACAAGGCAGCACCTTCCTCCAGCGCCTGCGCGACGGCCTGGCCCACCTGGGCCATGCGCAACTGCCCGAAGGCAGCGAGCTACCCTTCGCCGGTGGCCTGATCGGCTACCTGAGCTACGATTTCGGTCGCCGCCTGGAACACCTGCCAAGCCTGGCCGTGGACGACCTCGGCCTGCCCGACGCGCAACTGGGGCTGTATGCCTGGGCACTGGTCAGCGACCATGTGCACGGCACCAGCCAGCTGGTGTTCCACCCAAGCCTGGCCGGCAGTGAACGCGAACGCCTGATCACGCTTTTCGAAGGCGCCTGCGACACCGCAAGCGGCGACTTCCAGCTGCTCGCGCCGATGGCCGGTGACCTGCAGCCCGACCAGTACCGGGCCGCCTTCGACCAGGTACAGCGCTACATCCAGGCCGGCGACTGCTACCAGATCAACCTTACCCAGCGCTTTCGCGCGCCCTGCCATGGCGACCCCTGGCGCGCCTATCAGGCCCTGCGCCAAGCTTGCCCCACGCCGTTTTCCGGCTACCAGCAACTGGGCGATGGCAGTGCCTTGCTCAGCTTCTCCCCGGAGCGCTTCATCCGCGTCAGCCAGGGGCAGGTGGAAACCCGGCCAATCAAGGGCACTCGCCCGCGCGCCAGCGACCCGATTGAAGACAAGCGCAATGCCGAGGAGCTGCTGCACAGCCCTAAGGACCGCTCGGAAAACCTCATGATCGTCGACTTGCTGCGCAACGACCTGGGGCGTACCTGCAAGATCGGTTCTGTGAAGGTACCGGAGCTGTTCAGCCTGGAGAGCTACCCCAACGTCCACCACCTGGTCAGCAGCATCACCGGCCAGCTGGCCAGCGACAAGGATGCCCTGGACCTGATCGGCGACAGCTTCCCCGGCGGCTCGATCACCGGGGCGCCGAAGATTCGCGCCATGCAGATCATCGACGAGCTGGAGCCTGCACGCCGGGCGCTTTACTGCGGCTCGCTGCTGTATGTGGATGTGCGCGGCGAGATGGACAGCTCGATTGCCATTCGCAGCCTGCTGGTCAAGGACGGCCAGGTCAGTTGCTGGGGCGGCGGTGCGGTGGTGGCCGACTCCGAATGGCAGGCCGAATATGAAGAGTCGATCGCCAAAGTGCGGGTGTTGATGCAGACCTTGCAGGGCTTGTGA
- a CDS encoding ABC transporter ATP-binding protein has protein sequence MGPNILVAQNLSKVVPSAEGDLTILHALSLELAKGDSLAIVGASGSGKSTLLGLLAGLDLPSAGKVILAGNDLGPLDEDQRARVRAEHVGFVFQSFQLLDSLNALENVMLPLELDGRRDAREQARSLLERVGLGKRLSHTPRQLSGGEQQRVAIARAFAAQPAVLFADEPTGNLDSHTGERISDLLFDLNKERGTTLVLVTHDERLARRCRRQIRLDAGRLVAPVEA, from the coding sequence ATGGGCCCCAACATACTCGTTGCGCAGAACCTTAGCAAAGTGGTCCCCAGCGCGGAAGGTGACCTGACGATCCTCCACGCACTCTCCCTCGAACTGGCCAAAGGCGACAGCCTGGCCATCGTCGGCGCCTCGGGCTCAGGCAAGTCGACCCTGCTCGGTCTGCTCGCCGGCCTCGACCTGCCCAGTGCCGGCAAGGTCATCCTCGCCGGCAACGACCTGGGGCCACTGGATGAAGACCAGCGCGCCCGGGTACGCGCCGAACATGTGGGTTTCGTGTTCCAGTCATTCCAGTTGCTCGACAGCCTCAATGCGCTGGAAAACGTCATGCTGCCACTGGAGCTGGACGGCCGCCGCGATGCCCGCGAGCAGGCGCGCTCCCTGCTGGAGCGGGTCGGCCTCGGCAAGCGCCTGAGCCACACCCCACGCCAACTGTCGGGCGGCGAACAGCAGCGGGTAGCCATCGCCCGCGCCTTCGCCGCACAACCTGCGGTGCTGTTTGCCGACGAGCCCACCGGCAACCTCGACAGCCACACGGGTGAGCGCATCAGCGACTTGCTGTTTGACTTGAACAAGGAGCGCGGTACCACCCTGGTGCTGGTTACCCATGACGAACGCCTGGCCCGGCGCTGTCGCCGCCAGATCCGCCTGGACGCGGGGCGCCTGGTGGCGCCGGTGGAGGCTTGA
- a CDS encoding 3-deoxy-7-phosphoheptulonate synthase, protein MADLPIDDLNVASNETLITPDQLKKEIPLSAKALQTVTAGREVVRNILDGKDHRLFVVVGPCSIHDIKAAHEYAERLKVLAAEVSDTLYLVMRVYFEKPRTTVGWKGLINDPYLDDSFKIQDGLHIGRQLLLDLAEMGLPTATEALDPISPQYLQDLISWSAIGARTTESQTHREMASGLSSAVGFKNGTDGGLTVAINALQSVSKPHRFLGINQEGGVSIVTTKGNPYGHVVLRGGNGKPNYDSVSVALCEQDLAKAKIKANIMVDCSHANSNKDPALQPLVMENVANQILEGNQSIIGLMVESHLNWGCQSIPKDLNELQYGVSVTDSCIDWAATEKTLRSMHAKLKDVLPQRKRG, encoded by the coding sequence ATGGCTGATTTACCGATCGATGACTTGAACGTTGCCTCCAACGAGACCCTGATCACCCCCGATCAGCTCAAGAAGGAAATCCCCCTCAGCGCCAAGGCCCTGCAGACCGTGACTGCCGGCCGTGAAGTGGTGCGCAATATTCTCGACGGCAAGGACCATCGCCTGTTCGTCGTGGTCGGCCCTTGCTCCATCCACGATATCAAGGCCGCCCACGAATACGCCGAGCGCCTGAAGGTGCTGGCCGCAGAAGTGTCCGATACGCTGTACCTGGTCATGCGTGTGTACTTCGAAAAGCCACGCACCACCGTCGGCTGGAAAGGCCTGATCAACGACCCGTACCTGGATGACTCGTTCAAGATCCAGGATGGCCTGCACATTGGCCGCCAGCTGCTGCTGGACCTGGCCGAAATGGGCCTGCCGACCGCTACCGAAGCGCTTGACCCGATTTCCCCGCAATACCTGCAGGACCTGATCAGCTGGTCGGCGATCGGCGCTCGCACCACCGAATCGCAGACCCACCGCGAAATGGCCTCGGGCCTGTCTTCGGCGGTCGGCTTCAAGAACGGCACCGACGGCGGCCTGACCGTTGCCATCAACGCCCTGCAGTCGGTGTCCAAGCCACACCGCTTCCTCGGTATCAACCAGGAAGGTGGCGTGTCCATCGTCACCACCAAGGGCAACCCGTACGGCCACGTGGTACTGCGCGGCGGCAACGGCAAGCCGAACTACGACTCGGTCAGCGTCGCCCTGTGCGAGCAGGACCTGGCCAAAGCCAAGATCAAGGCCAACATCATGGTCGATTGCAGCCACGCCAACTCCAACAAGGACCCGGCCCTGCAACCGCTGGTCATGGAGAACGTTGCCAACCAGATCCTCGAAGGCAACCAGTCGATCATTGGCCTGATGGTGGAAAGCCACCTGAACTGGGGCTGCCAGTCCATTCCGAAAGACCTGAACGAATTGCAGTACGGCGTCTCGGTCACCGACTCGTGCATCGACTGGGCCGCGACCGAGAAAACCTTGCGCAGCATGCATGCCAAGCTCAAGGATGTGCTGCCGCAGCGCAAGCGCGGCTGA
- a CDS encoding arylesterase, translating to MRVWWLSAGLALYCLAQSAAAGTLLVVGDSISAGFGLDTRQGWVTLLQTRLKDEGFDDKVVNASISGDTSAGGQARLPALLAAHKPSLVVLELGGNDGLRGQPPAQLQQNLASMIEGARQAGAKVVLLGMRLPPNYGVRYTTAFAKVYEQLAADKQVPLVPFFLEGVGGVPELMQADGIHPAQGAQQRLLENAWPAIKPLL from the coding sequence ATGCGAGTGTGGTGGTTGAGTGCCGGTCTGGCCCTGTATTGCCTGGCCCAGAGCGCGGCGGCGGGAACACTGCTGGTTGTTGGCGATAGTATCAGCGCCGGTTTTGGCCTGGATACCCGCCAGGGCTGGGTCACTCTGTTGCAGACCCGCCTCAAGGACGAAGGTTTCGACGACAAAGTGGTCAATGCCTCGATCAGCGGCGACACCAGCGCAGGTGGCCAGGCGCGGCTGCCGGCGCTGCTTGCAGCGCATAAACCGAGCCTGGTGGTGCTGGAGCTGGGCGGCAACGATGGCCTGCGTGGGCAACCGCCCGCGCAATTGCAACAAAATCTTGCCTCGATGATTGAGGGGGCACGCCAGGCCGGTGCCAAGGTGGTGCTGCTGGGCATGCGCCTGCCGCCCAATTACGGGGTGCGCTACACCACCGCTTTTGCCAAGGTGTATGAACAGCTGGCTGCGGACAAACAGGTGCCGTTGGTGCCGTTTTTCCTCGAAGGGGTAGGGGGCGTGCCTGAGTTGATGCAGGCCGATGGCATCCATCCGGCCCAAGGTGCCCAGCAGCGCCTGCTGGAAAATGCCTGGCCGGCGATAAAACCCTTGCTGTGA